CTGTTTCTCTTTAACTATTAGCTCATCATGTCTTTGTATAGTGGAAGCAAATGAAAGCTTTTCCCCATTTCTGTAAACTTCCTTCATATCCTGTGATAGCACAATCCATTTACCATTAAACATTACTTTGATTTCTTTTGTTACATTTTCACTTAAATAAGCGAGGAGATCTTTTAGTGTAAAGGGTGCATTCTTTATCCACTCCAGTCGATCATTGGACTGAATCGTTGAAGAGAGGGAACACTCTATGCCATTCTTATAAATGGAATAAGGACGATAAGGAAGTTTTATAGGTTTTCCTTTCCAAATAACGGTGAAGGGTTCAAGTTGTTCCTTTGAAAAGAATAGCTGAGAAACATGTAGTGCATCTTCAACGGTTATTTTAGCCTTCCAAGAGATAACATCCCTATCTTGTATCACATATGTCATTTTTGCCGCAGCATCATTAACCTTCACCTTCGGCTCCATTGTGTAAAGCTTCTGATTTATGGCAATAGGGAAGTTTGCTCCTTCCCCAATAAGCTCTTGTAAAGTAATAGAAGGGGATAGGCCGTCTTCCCCAGGTGTAACTACTATTTCATCTCCATGTTGGATCATGTCTTCAAGCGATGTTTCCAATCCATTTTTAAGTATACATGGAGCAGTGCCGTATCCTCCTGGAAGCGTGATTGATTTTCCATTAATTGTTATTATTTTTGCCATCCCAGGTTTTCCAAATAATTTTTTCATTTCGATCCCAGTAGCTAGTAGGCAATCTCCGACAGTTAATTGCTTCATATCAAACATCCGGATGGTTCGGTCGTTTACCTTCACACTAATATAGTGAACTGGATTTTGATTGGCCGCTATAGCAATCCCTATTGGCGTAACAAAAGATGGTCCCATAGGTAGGTTGTCGGTCTTTTTTAGGGTTGATATGGCATCAATGGAGCGGATTGCCACACGATTGATTGGCAAATCAAATTTCTCGGCTAACTTTCTGGGTAATTCTGGAGTCAAACTTCCTCCACCAACTAACATGATAGCTTTTGGAGCTCTTTTGTTTAAATGTAAAATTTCATGGTAAATAGAGTCTACTAATTTATCGATGGCGTATTCAATTTGGCTAACCATTTCTTTATAGGATACTTCATTTTCAAATCCTAAAATGTCATGTATGAAAACATTGTTCATAGATGAAAGATCACGTTTGGCTTGCTCTGCTAATGGAAAATCTAGCAAAAATTGATCACTAACGGCTTCTGTTATCTCATCCCCAGCCATAGGAACCATCCCGTAGGCGGAGACAGTACCTTGATCTGTTAAAGCAATATCACTAGTTCCAGCTCCTATGTCCACTAAGGCTACATTTAATCTCCTCATGGATGTAGGTATAAGGACATTAATAGCTGCTATAGGTTCTAAAGTAAGAGCTTCCATCTCTAAATCTGCTCTTTGCAAGGCTGACAAGAGCGACTCCACCACTACTTTCGGAAGAAAGGTTGCAATAATTTCTAGGGTAGCCTCTGTACCTTGTTGGTCGATTAAGGAGCCAATGTCCTCGCCATCTAATTGATAGTGAAGGACAGAGTATCCTACACAGTAATAGTGAGTGCTCTTTTTATCATGACTATCCTTAGCAAGTTCATATTGCGCTTTCTGAACCGCTTCTAGCTCTAGA
The DNA window shown above is from Bacillaceae bacterium S4-13-56 and carries:
- the pilM gene encoding pilus assembly protein PilM; protein product: MDDQIFALDIGTRSVVGLIMKKIDDQYEIIDMCSQEHKERSMLDGQIHDVLSVSEVISHVKKTLEEKHGPLKKVCVAAAGRALKTKQVKVSKSIENQPIMGKEDILFLELEAVQKAQYELAKDSHDKKSTHYYCVGYSVLHYQLDGEDIGSLIDQQGTEATLEIIATFLPKVVVESLLSALQRADLEMEALTLEPIAAINVLIPTSMRRLNVALVDIGAGTSDIALTDQGTVSAYGMVPMAGDEITEAVSDQFLLDFPLAEQAKRDLSSMNNVFIHDILGFENEVSYKEMVSQIEYAIDKLVDSIYHEILHLNKRAPKAIMLVGGGSLTPELPRKLAEKFDLPINRVAIRSIDAISTLKKTDNLPMGPSFVTPIGIAIAANQNPVHYISVKVNDRTIRMFDMKQLTVGDCLLATGIEMKKLFGKPGMAKIITINGKSITLPGGYGTAPCILKNGLETSLEDMIQHGDEIVVTPGEDGLSPSITLQELIGEGANFPIAINQKLYTMEPKVKVNDAAAKMTYVIQDRDVISWKAKITVEDALHVSQLFFSKEQLEPFTVIWKGKPIKLPYRPYSIYKNGIECSLSSTIQSNDRLEWIKNAPFTLKDLLAYLSENVTKEIKVMFNGKWIVLSQDMKEVYRNGEKLSFASTIQRHDELIVKEKQENPFIFQDIFRFVELDINTNTKKTYVVRKNDKPATFYDHIVPGDHLEIRWETPKNQQSI